In Sorghum bicolor cultivar BTx623 chromosome 10, Sorghum_bicolor_NCBIv3, whole genome shotgun sequence, one genomic interval encodes:
- the LOC8077283 gene encoding UDP-glucuronate 4-epimerase 1, with protein sequence MRVLEEDLYPSTPGKVKVERPGAMSRHLHRCFASTGTMFLWALFLVAMTATYLSVHSFVDTSSRYFAASWGGLHWERQIRASASPRRPPGSAEGAGLSVLVTGAAGFVGTHCSLALRKRGDGVVGIDNFNNYYDPSLKKARRALLGSHGVFVVEGDINDGRLLAKLFDVVPFTHVLHLAAQAGVRYAMENPASYVHSNIAGLVSLLEACKDADPQPAVVWASSSSVYGLNDRVPFSEAHRTDRPASLYAATKKAGEEITHTYNHIYGLSVTGLRFFTVYGPWGRPDMAYFSFTRNILQGKPITVYRGRDHVALARDFTYIDDIVRGCLASLDTAGRSTGTGGKKRGPAQYRIFNLGNTSPVTVPTLVAILERYLRVKAKKNVVEMPGNGDVPYTHANISLAREELGYKPTTSLEMGLKKFVRWYLSYYGYNRGTHTFRNS encoded by the coding sequence ATGCGAGTGCTGGAGGAGGACCTGTACCCGTCGACGCCGGGGAAGGTGAAGGTGGAGCGGCCGGGCGCGATGAGCCGTCACCTGCACCGCTGCTTCGCGTCCACGGGGACCATGTTCCTGTGGGCGCTCTTCCTGGTCGCCATGACGGCCACCTACCTCAGCGTCCACTCCTTCGTCGACACCTCCTCCCGCTACTTCGCCGCGTCCTGGGGCGGCCTTCACTGGGAGCGCCAGATCCGCGCGTCGGCGTCGCCGCGGCGGCCCCCCGGGTCCGCCGAGGGCGCCGGGCTGTCCGTGCTCGTCACGGGCGCCGCGGGCTTCGTCGGCACGCACTGCTCGCTGGCGCTCCGCAAGCGCGGCGACGGCGTGGTGGGCATCGACAACTTCAACAACTACTACGACCCGTCCCTCAAGAAGGCCCGCCGCGCGCTGCTGGGCTCCCACGGCGTGTTCGTCGTGGAGGGCGACATCAACGACGGCCGCCTcctggccaagctcttcgacgTCGTGCCCTTCACGCACGTGCTCCACCTGGCGGCGCAGGCCGGCGTGCGCTACGCCATGGAGAACCCGGCGTCGTACGTGCACTCCAACATCGCCGGCCTCGTCTCCCTCCTCGAGGCCTGCAAGGACGCCGACCCGCAGCCGGCCGTCGTGTGggcgtcctcctcctccgtctACGGCCTCAACGACCGCGTCCCTTTCTCGGAGGCGCAccgcaccgacaggccggcgtcGCTCTACGCCGCCACCAAGAAGGCCGGCGAGGAGATCACCCACACCTACAACCACATCTACGGCCTCTCCGTCACCGGCCTCCGCTTCTTCACCGTGTACGGGCCGTGGGGACGCCCCGACATGGCCTACTTCTCCTTCACACGCAACATCCTCCAGGGGAAGCCCATCACGGTGTACAGGGGCAGAGACCACGTCGCCCTCGCCAGGGACTTCACCTACATCGACGACATCGTGCGCGGCTGCCTGGCGTCGCTGGACACGGCGGGGCGGAGCACCGGCACGGGCGGCAAGAAGCGGGGGCCGGCGCAGTACCGGATCTTCAACCTCGGGAACACGTCGCCGGTCACGGTGCCCACGCTGGTGGCCATCCTGGAGAGGTACCTGAGGGTGAAGGCCAAGAAGAACGTGGTGGAGATGCCCGGCAATGGCGACGTGCCCTACACGCACGCCAACATCAGCCTGGCACGGGAGGAGCTCGGGTACAAgccgacgacgagcctggagatGGGGTTGAAGAAGTTCGTCAGGTGGTACCTCTCCTACTACGGATACAACAGGGGAACACATACCTTCAGGAACTCATGA
- the LOC8077167 gene encoding trimethylguanosine synthase: MAKRSAAAAAPEFRSRRGARAHAVRLLQRIHHRFLRLLGATAPKTGRRTAKSARKVARPREPKSLRAADEKQEQDVEARSPDAAATDASASASEAAVAGKYWAHRYSLFNLYDRGVRMDAEGWYSATPESIAASQASRAAPGDLVVDAFAGCGGNSIQFAARGCYVVAVEIDPRKVELAAHNARVYGVEDRIEFIVGDFFRLAPLLKADLVFLSPPWGGPSYIQAPVYTLDMLKPKDGYETFQAAQKIAPNVMMFLPRTVDVTQVEELSWLSCPPLDFESEENYVQHRFKGITAYFGRR, encoded by the exons ATGGCGAAAagaagcgccgccgccgccgcgccagaGTTCCGGAGCCGGCGCGGCGCCCGCGCCCACGCCGTCCGGCTTCTCCAGAGGATCCATCACCGCTTCCTCCGCCTTCTCGGCGCCACCGCACCCAAAACCGGCCGCCGCACGGCCAAGTCTGCCCGCAAGGTCGCGAGACCGAGGGAGCCCAAGAGCCTCAGGGCGGCGGATGAAAAGCAGGAGCAGGACGTCGAGGCACGGAGCCCCGATGCCGCCGCCACCGACGCTTCAGCTTCCGCTTCCGAGGCGGCCGTGGCGGGCAAGTACTGGGCGCACCGGTACAGCCTCTTCAACCTCTATGACCGCGGCGTGCGCATGGACGCCGAGGGCTGGTACTCCGCGACCCCGGAGTCCATCGCGGCGTCGCAGGCCTCCCGTGCCGCCCCCGGCGACCTCGTCGTCGACGCCTTCGCCGGATGTGGCGGCAACTCCATCCAATTCGCCGCCAG GGGCTGCTACGTGGTCGCCGTGGAGATCGACCCGCGGAAGGTGGAGCTGGCGGCGCACAACGCGAGGGTGTACGGCGTCGAGGACAGGATCGAGTTCATTGTCGGTGACTTCTTCCGCTTGGCGCCTTTGCTCAAG GCTGATTTGGTGTTCCTTTCACCACCCTGGGGAGGACCATCATACATTCAAGCTCCAGTTTACACCCTTGATATGCTGAAGCCAAAAGACGG GTATGAGACATTTCAAGCAGCTCAGAAAATAGCTCCTAACGTCATGATGTTCTTGCCACGGACCGTGGACGTGACTCAAGTGGAGGAACTTTCCTGGTTGTCTTGCCCTCCCTTAGATTTTGAG AGTGAAGAGAACTACGTGCAGCACAGATTCAAAGGAATCACTGCCTATTTTGGAAGACGATGA